In Cydia fagiglandana chromosome 16, ilCydFagi1.1, whole genome shotgun sequence, the following are encoded in one genomic region:
- the LOC134671815 gene encoding uncharacterized protein LOC134671815: MIASHRNHENSVVHHNPENHEMHRDVYKKPVTFQIPINDNSNLLQTSTSNNNKALTSMPLLDNPNNKQCQLPSNQPEPYFYSQRCSHKLQLTPFSENLVRLSGALRGAALESVSSLLYTAERPEQVLDVLEQTFALPEMIVLHEITLVRNLPKLSFDQKDLTNFACRLRNCIAVIRNLDQIEHIYSVELFHSVLSKLTPILYSQWKEFAYKSDRSVPKIQLLSEFLDIEAIKHNRYGLVLDYARRPGTVMPDLGRRSGTFMPELGRQTGTFTSGLGRRNGAIISESGRRHGTVGNNNFSHKPTRSENIHVTSVRNTNNELCRYCNNKHKLTECEDFKSLSLDDKWIWLREAKICSKCLVSKSHRWKSCRIDRCGVDGCERFHHPLLHSATTPHVVNAARESPSSSCDVIEHKNINKTVTISNVTGSHSNDEMSSPESQVFLRVIPVEVIGPHGKYDTYALLDDGSMSTMIDWEVARHIGATGPMQSIKVDGACGMSVHRPIQHVSFSIKGKQCSETFTVNNAKAVNSLSLFTQTVNQSDITKYSHLADLADVLSISEATPKVLLGAEHWYLTICRELREGAQTDPIATRTALGWVLHGKSNIWSKPVYFVNHISSNNSASDTTMDELVKDYFRLDAVGISKSENVYSTEDKHALGVLESTAKRLPSGRFEVGLLWRNDIPNTPDSYPQALSRFHGLERRMARESNLKKDYCAFIDNMMSKGYTEECPKETYHDKINTSVTHKGLRWYLPHFPVIHPQKRKLRVVHDAAAKTSGVSLNSLLLPGPDLLQSLLHILFRFREGHVAMTADVKEMFPQIRIRQEDRDALRFLWRNDPHCELKEYRMTSVIFGAVCSPCTALYIKNRNAQELQRSYPAAAKAIVRDHYMDDYLGSLDSVQEAAQLAADIVTVHKAAGMEMRGWVSNVPAALAAVPEDLRAPIVEDIHVGPEAFVRTLGLIWHPKSDTFSFRTGSPIPDQDKLTKRKVLSYLMCVYDPLGLLTPLVIQGRILFQQTWRTGIDWDTELQSHAVQKWRAWSQQLATITCVKIPRWYRCGFPDDIIRDRQLHIFADASEEAYACVAYWRFTLTSGSVKLSLIGGKARLSPLKPTSIPRLELQASLIASRFANTICIGHEIKPDEIYFWSDSTTVLSWIRSDARTFKPFVANRVGEITEITKVTNWKFVPGGLNVADDATRLKDRDIDLSRWFSGPDFLLLPFSEWPKEPSTPETTSVLEELKPSKTHVGLINLDKPSSVVPDPSRFSEWLRLVRTTARIFQCINKFRSLLAHDNPNSKNKTNPSSKLPPLSAVEMQKAEIAILRQTQTDLFGEEFALLREAKPLPKSSKLNPLCPIIDEDGLLRLDSRIKRMKNVDYATTSPIILDGRHPAVRLLIRHYHVEAAHAFNELVINELKQRFWILRCRSEVRMVARKCAYCIKRKATPHIPPTGDIPDVRLEHHKRPFTNTGLDYFGPVEVSIGRRREKRWIALFTCMTTRAVHLEIVASLSSDSAIMSIRRFAARRGLPNKILSDNGTSFVGANRQLCEFYSDAVQDFAASKRIEWCFIPPASPFMGGCWERLVKTVKTALLVTLKERAPREELLHTLLLEVEALVNSRPLTYVTENREYESLTPSHFLIGTSSPQQLPAVLDDGVFSSRKEWQKVLRLSEHFWTRWLKEYLPSLKPRRNNGRQYHNLKIDDVVLVVDPDLPRGVWPIGRIVEVFPGRDGIVRVADVATKGGLLRRPARKLARLHEEVV; this comes from the exons ATGATTGCGTCACATCGCAATCATGAAAATTCAGTGGTACATCATAATCCTGAAAATCATGAAATGCATCGCGATGTCTACAAAAAACCCGTGACATTTCAAATACCAATAAATGACAATTCAAACTTATTGCAAACCTCTACGAGCAATAATAATAAGGCACTGACATCAATGCCGTTGCTTGACAACCCAAATAACAAACAATGTCAGTTGCCGTCAAATCAGCCAGAGCCTTATTTTTATTCTCAAAGGTGCTCACATAAACTACAGCTTACTCCTTTTAGCG AGAATCTTGTGCGTTTGAGCGGCGCGCTGCGCGGCGCGGCCCTGGAGAGCGTGTCGTCGCTGCTGTACACGGCGGAGCGGCCCGAGCAGGTGCTCGACGTGCTGGAGCAGACGTTCGCGCTCCCTGAAATGATCGTGCTACACGAGATTACTCTCGTGCGGAATCTCCCAAAGCTAAGCTTTGATCAAAAAGATCTTACCAACTTTGCTTGTAGATTGCGCAATTGTATAGCAGTAATTAGAAACTTAGATCAGATAGAGCATATTTATTCAGTAGAGTTGTTTCATAGTGTGTTATCCAAACTGACACCGATATTGTACAGTCAGTGGAAAGAATTTGCGTACAAAAGTGACCGATCTGTGCCTAAAATTCAATTATTGTCTGAGTTTCTTGATATTGAGGCTATAAAACACAATCGTTACGGTTTAGTACTTGATTACGCCCGACGACCTGGCACTGTTATGCCTGATTTAGGTAGGCGGTCTGGCACATTTATGCCAGAGTTAGGTAGGCAAACCGGCACCTTTACTTCAGGTTTAGGTAGGCGAAATGGTGCCATTATTTCAGAGTCAGGTAGGCGACATGGTACAGTCGGCAACAATAATTTTTCACACAAACCTACACGAAGTGAAAACATTCATGTGACATCTGTGCGTAACACCAACAATGAACTATGTCGTTACTGTAACAATAAACATAAACTTACGGAGTGTGAGGATTTTAAGTCACTATCTTTAGATGACAAATGGATTTGGTTGCGTGAAGCAAAGATATGTTCTAAGTGTCTGGTATCTAAATCACATCGGTGGAAGTCATGCAGGATCGATCGATGTGGTGTCGACGGGTGCGAACGTTTTCATCACCCATTGCTACATTCAGCAACGACGCCTCACGTAGTCAATGCTGCCAGAGAGTCTCCGTCTTCCTCCTGCGATGTTATTGAacacaaaaacataaataaaactgttaCAATTTCTAACGTCACTGGATCACACTCAAACGATGAAATGTCAAGTCCAGAATCTCAAGTGTTTTTAAGAGTCATTCCGGTTGAAGTAATTGGACCTCATGGGAAATATGACACATATGCGTTACTTGATGATGGTTCCATGTCAACTATGATCGACTGGGAGGTGGCACGCCACATTGGAGCGACTGGCCCCATGCAGTCAATCAAAGTCGACGGAGCCTGTGGAATGTCAGTACACAGACCCATCCAACATGTTAGCTTTTCTATAAAAGGTAAACAATGTTCTGAAACGTTCACGGTTAACAACGCTAAGGCCGTAAACTCACTGTCACTGTTCACACAAACTGTCAACCAAAGCGACATTACGAAATATTCACACTTGGCTGATTTAGCGGACGTTCTTTCAATATCGGAAGCTACACCTAAAGTCTTGCTTGGTGCAGAACATTGGTATCTCACTATCTGCCGTGAGCTTAGGGAAGGTGCCCAAACCGATCCAATTGCCACACGTACAGCTTTAGGTTGGGTGTTACACGGCAAATCCAACATTTGGTCTAAACCCGTCTATTTTGTAAATCACATTTCAAGCAACAATAGTGCTAGTGACACCACCATGGATGAACTTGTGAAAGATTATTTTCGCCTTGATGCCGTAGGTATTTCTAAGTCTGAAAATGTGTACTCTACCGAAGATAAACACGCTTTAGGGGTTCTAGAATCCACGGCCAAACGTTTGCCATCAGGTAGGTTCGAAGTAGGTCTATTATGGCGTAATGACATTCCAAACACACCTGACAGTTATCCTCAAGCGCTTTCGAGGTTCCACGGTTTGGAAAGGCGAATGGCTCGAGAGTCTAACCTCAAAAAAGATTATTGTGCCTTTATCGATAACATGATGTCAAAAGGTTATACTGAAGAGTGTCCAAAGGAAACATACCATGATAAAATAAACACAAGCGTTACACACAAAGGTTTACGTTGGTATTTACCCCATTTTCCTGTAATCCACCCTCAAAAACGAAAACTGCGCGTAGTCCATGACGCAGCCGCAAAGACTTCGGGAGTCAGTTTGAATTCACTCCTGCTCCCGGGGCCTGATCTCCTGCAGTCACTGCTACACATATTGTTCCGTTTTCGTGAAGGTCATGTTGCGATGACAGCTGACGTGAAAGAAATGTTTCCACAAATTAGGATTAGGCAGGAAGATCGTGACGCTTTACGTTTTCTTTGGAGGAATGACCCTCACTGTGAATTAAAAGAATACAGAATGACTTCCGTTATCTTCGGTGCTGTGTGCAGCCCCTGTACTGCTCTATACATAAAAAATCGTAACGCTCAGGAATTGCAACGGTCTTACCCGGCCGCCGCAAAGGCCATCGTTCGTGATCATTACATGGATGATTATTTAGGAAGTCTTGACAGTGTCCAAGAAGCTGCGCAACTTGCAGCTGACATAGTAACGGTTCACAAAGCGGCAGGCATGGAGATGCGTGGTTGGGTCTCTAACGTACCCGCTGCACTTGCAGCCGTACCAGAAGACTTACGAGCTCCTATAGTTGAAGATATACATGTAGGGCCTGAAGCTTTTGTTAGGACTTTAGGACTTATATGGCATCCAAAGAGCGATACCTTTAGTTTTCGTACTGGTTCTCCCATACCAGACCAAGACAAATTAACAAAACGAAAGGTATTGTCTTACCTGATGTGCGTGTACGACCCCCTCGGTCTCTTGACTCCTCTGGTTATTCAAGGTCGTATTTTATTCCAGCAGACATGGCGAACTGGTATTGATTGGGACACTGAGCTGCAATCACATGCCGTTCAAAAGTGGCGAGCTTGGTCTCAACAACTTGCTACGATTACATGCGTCAAAATTCCGCGTTGGTACAGATGTGGGTTTCCAGATGATATCATTCGTGATAGACAGCTCCATATATTTGCAGACGCCAGCGAGGAGGCATACGCGTGCGTCGCATATTGGCGCTTTACATTAACGAGCGGTTCCGTAAAGCTGTCTCTCATTGGAGGAAAGGCCCGACTGAGTCCTTTGAAACCTACGTCTATACCACGACTTGAACTCCAAGCTAGCCTGATAGCCTCCCGATTCGCCAATACGATATGCATCGGTCACGAAATAAAACCTGATGAAATCTACTTTTGGTCTGATTCGACCACAGTACTCAGTTGGATCCGTAGTGATGCAAGGACATTCAAACCATTTGTCGCGAACCGTGTGGGCGAAATCACCGAAATCACCAAAGTTACCAACTGGAAATTCGTACCAGGTGGTTTGAATGTAGCGGATGACGCGACTAGATTAAAAGATCGTGACATCGATTTATCGCGGTGGTTCTCTGGACCGGATTTCTTATTACTGCCGTTCAGCGAATGGCCCAAAGAACCATCGACACCTGAAACTACATCCGTCTTGGAAGAGTTAAAACCCTCTAAGACGCATGTAGGACTAATCAATCTGGACAAGCCTTCATCGGTTGTGCCAGATCCCTCACGTTTTAGTGAATGGTTACGCCTGGTTCGTACAACTGCACGTATATTTCAGTGCATCAATAAGTTTCGTTCCCTTTTGGCACATGACAATCCAAATTCTAAAAACAAAACTAACCCTTCTTCTAAGCTTCCGCCACTGTCCGCCGTAGAGATGCAGAAGGCCGAAATTGCCATTCTTCGACAGACGCAGACCGATTTGTTCGGCGAAGAATTTGCCTTGCTTCGAGAAGCTAAGCCCTTGCCCAAGTCGAGCAAATTGAATCCTCTCTGCCCGATTATTGATGAAGATGGCCTTCTCAGACTGGACAGTCGTATAAAGCGCATGAAGAACGTTGACTACGCCACTACATCACCTATTATTCTTGATGGCCGTCACCCAGCTGTTCGTCTACTCATACGGCACTACCATGTCGAAGCCGCACACGCCTTCAACGAGCTGGTGATTAACGAACTTAAACAAAGATTTTGGATACTGCGATGCCGTAGCGAAGTGCGCATGGTTGCCCGAAAATGTGCCTACTGTATAAAGCGTAAAGCAACGCCCCACATCCCACCAACCGGCGACATACCAGATGTGCGCCTGGAACACCACAAACGCCCGTTCACAAACACCGGGCTAGATTATTTTGGCCCCGTCGAAGTGTCAATCGGCCGTCGACGAGAGAAACGATGGATAGCCCTCTTTACCTGCATGACGACACGAGCAGTGCACCTGGAAATTGTTGCTAGCCTATCATCAGATTCCGCAATCATGAGCATACGTCGTTTTGCTGCACGTCGAGGACTCCCGAATAAGATACTTTCGGACAATGGGACTTCCTTTGTTGGAGCCAACAGACAACTGTGCGAATTTTACAGCGACGCCGTGCAAGACTTTGCTGCCAGCAAACGCATAGAGTGGTGCTTCATTCCCCCGGCGTCACCATTCATGGGTGGTTGTTGGGAGAGACTTGTAAAGACAGTTAAGACAGCACTCCTTGTGACTCTAAAAGAAAGGGCTCCCAGAGAGGAACTACTCCATACTCTTCTCCTAGAGGTAGAGGCGCTAGTAAACTCGCGGCCATTAACCTACGTTACTGAGAACAGAGAGTATGAAAGCCTGACTCCATCCCATTTCTTGATAGGTACCTCTTCACCGCAGCAGCTACCGGCCGTTTTAGACGATGGTGTATTTTCATCGAGGAAGGAGTGGCAAAAAGTTCTACGACTGTCCGAGCACTTTTGGACCAGGTGGCTCAAAGAATACTTGCCCAGTCTAAAGCCGAGAAGAAACAACGGGAGGCagtatcacaatttaaaaatagacGACGTTGTCCTCGTAGTTGACCCCGACCTGCCTAGAGGTGTTTGGCCTATAGGCCGTATAGTGGAAGTGTTCCCGGGCAGAGATGGGATTGTCAGAGTGGCTGACGTGGCCACAAAAGGGGGCCTATTAAGGAGGCCCGCCAGAAAGTTAGCTCGACTGCACGAAGAAGTTGTGTAG
- the LOC134672309 gene encoding keratin-associated protein 19-2-like has translation MFKIALLLAAALAVLSVVSAQFGGGYGGPGGYGGYGDYGRGGYGGWGGRGYGQRGFGNQGYGWNRYGGGYGGGYGGFGGLGGYGR, from the exons ATGTTTAAA ATCGCTCTGTTGTTGGCTGCAGCCTTAGCTGTCTTATCGGTAGTGTCCGCCCAGTTCGGGGGTGGTTACGGAGGCCCAGGCGGTTACGGCGGTTACGGTGACTACGGTCGAGGCGGTTACGGGGGCTGGGGAGGACGCGGCTACGGTCAACGAGGGTTCGGTAACCAAGGATATGGCTGGAACCGCTACGGAGGCGGTTATGGCGGTGGATACGGGGGATTCGGTGGACTCGGTGGATACGGACGCTAG
- the LOC134671845 gene encoding uncharacterized protein LOC134671845 isoform X1, whose product MAGCKILILFVIFQIVNSKPFKEIHMKKDIEFSIKPPVLPIKPFKFIKHKWFHLGHGIVKRSPFEVIPKPEENIVNQDSLLKVSLEKEFGIGTPLPPPPPPLPEGIPPAPLIIPEAPGISSPPPSVPPVTGSTILVSEDYFSRLPAEGAEIIVITPVPPPPPPPVVSIPPPPPPIPEPISGPPPPVPPEVPKGLTQGNLLTDIGRVEEINAYLKAVEGLGITPPPGLIMPPPAGPPPPPPLEAVLPVLNSNSIEVEVPKPPPPPVEKTSPLVKGSRLALYFGNIFLQVMSEVISSARSALSQYSPPAPI is encoded by the exons ATGGCTGGCTGTAAG ATCCTGATTTTATTCGTCATTTTTCAAATTGTTAACTCCAAGCCATTTAAAgaaattcatatgaaaaaggATATCGAGTTTTCCATCAAACCCCCAGTGCTGCCGATCAAGCCTTTCAAATTTATAAAACATAAATGGTTTCATCTAGGACACGGTATAGTAAAAAGGAGTCCTTTCGAGGTGATACCAAAACCAGAAGAAAATATCGTGAATCAAGACTCACTATTAAAGGTATCGTTAGAAAAAGAATTTGGGATTGGAACTCCTTTGCCGCCGCCTCCACCGCCACTCCCTGAAGGTATACCACCAGCACCACTGATTATACCGGAAGCACCGGGAATTTCAAGTCCTCCGCCAAGCGTACCTCCAGTCACAGGGTCAACCATACTTGTAAGTGAGGATTATTTTTCAAGATTGCCAGCAGAGGGAGCggaaataatagtaataactcCTGTACCTCCCCCTCCACCACCGCCTGTTGTGAGCATACCTCCTCCGCCGCCTCCAATCCCTGAGCCAATATCTGGACCTCCTCCGCCAGTGCCACCAGAAGTCCCCAAAGGCCTGACTCAAGGCAATTTACTTACAGACATAGGCAGGGTAGAAGAAATAAATGCATACCTTAAAGCGGTGGAAGGTCTTGGTATAACTCCACCTCCAGGCCTCATAATGCCCCCTCCTGCAGGGCCTCCGCCACCTCCTCCTCTAGAGGCCGTATTGCCAGTGCTTAATAGCAATAGTATAGAGGTTGAGGTCCCAAAACCTCCACCTCCGCCTGTTGAAAAAACGAGCCCCCTTGTGAAAGGATCTCGACTTGCGCTCTATTTCGGAAATATTTTCTTACAAGTGATGTCGGAAGTTATATCAAGCGCTAGATCAGCTCTCAGCCAATATTCTCCGCCGGCACccatttaa
- the LOC134671845 gene encoding uncharacterized protein LOC134671845 isoform X2, with protein MKKDIEFSIKPPVLPIKPFKFIKHKWFHLGHGIVKRSPFEVIPKPEENIVNQDSLLKVSLEKEFGIGTPLPPPPPPLPEGIPPAPLIIPEAPGISSPPPSVPPVTGSTILVSEDYFSRLPAEGAEIIVITPVPPPPPPPVVSIPPPPPPIPEPISGPPPPVPPEVPKGLTQGNLLTDIGRVEEINAYLKAVEGLGITPPPGLIMPPPAGPPPPPPLEAVLPVLNSNSIEVEVPKPPPPPVEKTSPLVKGSRLALYFGNIFLQVMSEVISSARSALSQYSPPAPI; from the coding sequence atgaaaaaggATATCGAGTTTTCCATCAAACCCCCAGTGCTGCCGATCAAGCCTTTCAAATTTATAAAACATAAATGGTTTCATCTAGGACACGGTATAGTAAAAAGGAGTCCTTTCGAGGTGATACCAAAACCAGAAGAAAATATCGTGAATCAAGACTCACTATTAAAGGTATCGTTAGAAAAAGAATTTGGGATTGGAACTCCTTTGCCGCCGCCTCCACCGCCACTCCCTGAAGGTATACCACCAGCACCACTGATTATACCGGAAGCACCGGGAATTTCAAGTCCTCCGCCAAGCGTACCTCCAGTCACAGGGTCAACCATACTTGTAAGTGAGGATTATTTTTCAAGATTGCCAGCAGAGGGAGCggaaataatagtaataactcCTGTACCTCCCCCTCCACCACCGCCTGTTGTGAGCATACCTCCTCCGCCGCCTCCAATCCCTGAGCCAATATCTGGACCTCCTCCGCCAGTGCCACCAGAAGTCCCCAAAGGCCTGACTCAAGGCAATTTACTTACAGACATAGGCAGGGTAGAAGAAATAAATGCATACCTTAAAGCGGTGGAAGGTCTTGGTATAACTCCACCTCCAGGCCTCATAATGCCCCCTCCTGCAGGGCCTCCGCCACCTCCTCCTCTAGAGGCCGTATTGCCAGTGCTTAATAGCAATAGTATAGAGGTTGAGGTCCCAAAACCTCCACCTCCGCCTGTTGAAAAAACGAGCCCCCTTGTGAAAGGATCTCGACTTGCGCTCTATTTCGGAAATATTTTCTTACAAGTGATGTCGGAAGTTATATCAAGCGCTAGATCAGCTCTCAGCCAATATTCTCCGCCGGCACccatttaa
- the LOC134672307 gene encoding uncharacterized protein LOC134672307 isoform X2, whose translation MFKITFVLAVVVMTTVTAQFGGRGGRQGFGGGGFGGQGGFGGPGGGFGGGFGNRQGGFGGQGGYNQGGFGQGGFGGGQGGFGQGGFGQRGFGGQQGGFGQGGFGGQGFGGQGGFGRGGFGGGF comes from the exons ATGTTCAAG ATTACGTTCGTGCTAGCAGTAGTCGTGATGACGACGGTCACTGCCCAGTTCGGTGGCCGGGGCGGAAGACAAGGTTTTGGCGGAGGTGGTTTCGGTGGTCAAG GAGGCTTCGGGGGCCCCGGAGGAGGATTCGGTGGAGGATTCGGAAACCGTCAAGGTGGATTTGGCGGACAGGGAGGCTACAACCAAGGAGGATTTGGACAAGGTGGATTCGGCGGAGGACAGGGAGGTTTCGGACAAGGAGGCTTTGGACAACGCGGTTTCGgaggacagcagggaggatttGGTCAAGGAGGCTTTGGGGGACAAGGATTCGGTGGCCAAGGAGGGTTCGGTCGTGGGGGCTTCGGTGGTGGCTTTTAA
- the LOC134672307 gene encoding uncharacterized protein LOC134672307 isoform X3, which produces MFKITFVLAVVVMTTVTAQFGGRGGRQGFGGGGFRGQGGFGGPGGGFGGGFGNRQGGFGGQGGYNQGGFGQGGFGGGQGGFGQGGFGQRGFGGQQGGFGQGGFGGQGFGGQGGFGRGGFGGGF; this is translated from the exons ATGTTCAAG ATTACGTTCGTGCTAGCAGTAGTCGTGATGACGACGGTCACTGCCCAGTTCGGTGGCCGGGGCGGAAGACAAGGTTTTGGCGGAGGTG GCTTTCGCGGCCAAGGAGGCTTCGGGGGCCCCGGAGGAGGATTCGGTGGAGGATTCGGAAACCGTCAAGGTGGATTTGGCGGACAGGGAGGCTACAACCAAGGAGGATTTGGACAAGGTGGATTCGGCGGAGGACAGGGAGGTTTCGGACAAGGAGGCTTTGGACAACGCGGTTTCGgaggacagcagggaggatttGGTCAAGGAGGCTTTGGGGGACAAGGATTCGGTGGCCAAGGAGGGTTCGGTCGTGGGGGCTTCGGTGGTGGCTTTTAA
- the LOC134672307 gene encoding probable H/ACA ribonucleoprotein complex subunit 1 isoform X1, which yields MFKITFVLAVVVMTTVTAQFGGRGGRQGFGGGGFGGQGGFGGQGGGFRGQGGFGGPGGGFGGGFGNRQGGFGGQGGYNQGGFGQGGFGGGQGGFGQGGFGQRGFGGQQGGFGQGGFGGQGFGGQGGFGRGGFGGGF from the exons ATGTTCAAG ATTACGTTCGTGCTAGCAGTAGTCGTGATGACGACGGTCACTGCCCAGTTCGGTGGCCGGGGCGGAAGACAAGGTTTTGGCGGAGGTGGTTTCGGTGGTCAAGGTGGCTTCGGAGGCCAGGGAGGAGGCTTTCGCGGCCAAGGAGGCTTCGGGGGCCCCGGAGGAGGATTCGGTGGAGGATTCGGAAACCGTCAAGGTGGATTTGGCGGACAGGGAGGCTACAACCAAGGAGGATTTGGACAAGGTGGATTCGGCGGAGGACAGGGAGGTTTCGGACAAGGAGGCTTTGGACAACGCGGTTTCGgaggacagcagggaggatttGGTCAAGGAGGCTTTGGGGGACAAGGATTCGGTGGCCAAGGAGGGTTCGGTCGTGGGGGCTTCGGTGGTGGCTTTTAA
- the LOC134672308 gene encoding uncharacterized protein DDB_G0286591-like: MKAVVFIAVASIIVNTVKAVEPKQLNLALETVLQFDKKDRAADLAVLDKVQGFLDNIKNAMQTSGRRSSGNDITFTDFILKAAKILKSLKDDVLEEVYVVINDESRRYFNKNNELKELFDDNDMRRYVSEKLDDNKEMTANDLRRHIDAVIALIENKREAGGNTDLLEIGNTLYEGASAKLRKALSDLKKLRRGNEYNTGNLLRRGLASLAFLHYESLGNDVKTQFKKLLNNYLQTYIANNGPNGLRNYVTTTRRTSNQWETRKHRYYDKFTAHTKKTYLPKKINYSKNEPFKKPEIFVSNDDFKTLIGINEPQTYQPQSNQNSYSSFPSSSGAKYKPQSNQHSYSSFPSSSGAKYKPQSNQHSYSSFLSPSGAKYKPKLNQHSYSSYSSFLSSSEAKYKPQSNQQSYSSVLLPSQVKNKPYLSQIKPHDRWRYSNKGKHKKNLRTSKQESTESAESEEKVLMGGQNTQDPEITSNEFSRDREEDETSTEEILIQHSNVIDIGLSRKTPRRLSITFVSPENFRISNERQILRKSNANDSFAVDISPGYIDVVGTIIKHIEEEIEAVKDQVEYVKNVTHSKRIENTDSNRMENVTDAEALESNNTFSFGAQYDADASNSSDTDTNRNKTNENVSEITSTNVSDTTIANEEKEIAHEEHTSENSKNNNVDIDKSKKGESVEVNDNHYVNEDNHRQDVTSMSPNEKDKAEDSPANNTVVEVGNNSTATKIVEAGIAAGNRRDISE; this comes from the exons ATGAAAGCCGTTGTGTTTATCGCTGTTGCCAGTATAATAG TAAATACAGTGAAAGCAGTGGAGCCGAAACAATTGAATCTAGCCCTCGAAACAGTCCTTCAATTTGACAAGAAAGACCGAGCAGCCGACCTAGCCGTCCTAGACAAGGTGCAAGGTTTCCTAGATAATATTAAAAATGCCATGCAAACCAGTGGTAGGAGAAGCAGCGGAAACGATATAACATTCACAGATTTCATTCTTAAAGCCGCTAAAATTCTAAAAAGTCTCAAAGACGATGTACTCGAAGAAGTATACGTTGTTATCAATGATGAATCGAGAAgatattttaacaaaaataatgaGTTAAAAGAGCTATTCGATGATAATGATATGAGGAGGTACGTTTCTGAGAAATTAGATGATAACAAGGAGATGACAGCTAATGACTTGCGTAGGCATATAGATGCAGTAATTGCCCTCATAGAAAATAAACGAGAAGCTGGAGGAAATACTGACTTACTTGAAATTGGGAATACTTTGTATGAAGGTGCTAGTGCTAAATTGAGGAAAGCCCTTAGTGACCTTAAGAAATTGAGAAGAGGTAATGAATATAATACAGGGAACTTGTTAAGAAGAGGACTCGCGTCGCTTGCATTTTTGCATTATGAATCGCTCGGTAATGATGTAAAAACTCAATTTAAAAAATTGCTTAATAATTATTTGCAAACATATATTGCAAACAATGGACCCAATGGCTTACGCAACTACGTAACTACTACTAGGCGTACGTCAAATCAATGGGAAACACGCAAACATAGATATTACGATAAATTTACAGCACACACAAAAAAGAcatatttaccaaaaaaaattaactattcTAAAAACGAACCTTTTAAAAAACCAGAGATTTTCGTATCTAATGACGATTTTAAGACGTTGATTGGTATAAATGAACCACAAACATATCAACCACAATCAAATCAAAATTCGTATTCCTCATTTCCCTCTTCGTCGGGGGCTAAATACAAACCACAATCAAATCAACATTCGTATTCCTCATTTCCCTCTTCGTCGGGGGCTAAATACAAACCACAATCAAATCAACATTCGTATTCCTCATTTCTCTCTCCGTCGGGGGCTAAATACAAACCAAAATTAAATCAACATTCGTATTCCTCGTATTCTTCATTTCTCTCTTCGTCAGAGGCTAAATACAAACCACAATCAAATCAACAGTCGTATTCCTCGGTGCTTTTGCCGTCGCAGGTTAAAAATAAACCATATCTAAGTCAAATCAAACCACATGACAGATGGCGTTATTCAAATAAAGGTAAACACAAGAAGAATCTCCGAACCAGTAAACAAGAGTCAACTGAATCTGCTGAATCGGAAGAAAAGGTTTTAATGGGTGGGCAAAATACTCAGGACCCTGAAATAACTTCTAATGAGTTTTCTAGAGATAGAGAAGAAGACGAGACTAGTACAGAGGAGATACTAATACAGCACAGCAATGTTATCGATATTGGGTTGTCTCGGAAGACACCAAGACGATTAAGCATAACTTTTGTTTCGCCAGAAAA TTTCAGAATCAGCAATGAAAGACAAATTTTAAGAAAAAGTAACGCAAACGATTCGTTTGCAGTGGATATTAGTCCAGGATATATCGATGTCGTAGGTACAATAATTAAGCATATAGAAGAAGAAATAGAAGCAGTAAAAGACCAGGTCGAATACGTAAAAAATGTAACTCACTCAAAACGCATAGAAAATACAGACAGTAACAGAATGGAAAATGTTACTGATGCTGAAGCATTGGAATCCAACAATACGTTCTCATTTGGAGCTCAATATGATGCAGATGCGTCTAATTCTTCAGACACAGATACTAACCGtaataaaacaaatgaaaatgttTCTGAGATTACATCTACAAATGTCTCTGACACAACAATCGCAAACGAGGAAAAGGAAATAGCACATGAAGAGCATACATCAGAAAATtcgaaaaataataatgttgacATCGACAAATCAAAGAAAGGAGAATCGGTTGAAGTCAATGATAACCATTATGTCAACGAAGATAATCATAGACAAGACGTGACTTCTATGTCACCAAATGAAAAAGACAAGGCTGAAGATAGCCCTGCAAATAATACAGTAGTAGAAGTAGGAAACAACTCTACTGCCACAAAAATTGTGGAGGCAGGTATTGCTGCGGGGAATAGGCGAGATATAAGCGAATAA